The Sinomicrobium kalidii genome contains a region encoding:
- a CDS encoding class I mannose-6-phosphate isomerase — protein sequence MKNELSEHSRKRKSSQFILPHRINKTSSDRNAYELYPFHSLGEHKIFNGLDSFAGWIERERTVMIEGYAGVFWEDMQQEIQEKLEKRGYRINWVRTADYFKPVPEIKRITAPFLGPEDSVWGTKCTLGMADLFDMESLGRIRPSQDSDINICIGPGAALSGWDAAIAYIDLPKNELQFRMRAGAVFNLGLDTPNEPYKMYKHYYFVDWVLLNKHKKQLTDRIDLLADGQWEHTINWMFRDDLLEGLKKISSSVIRARPWFEPGPWGGQWIREHIPGLNRDVVNYAWSFALITPENGLLFESDGYLLEASFDFLMFLENENVLGKQASRFGDEFPIRFNFLDTWDGGNLSVQCHPNRKYIREVFGENITQDETYYILECKEEAGVYLGFQENIEPEAFRRDLEHSQETNTELDVEKYVQKLPARKHDLFLIPNGTVHSAGAGNMVLEISATPYIFTFKMYDWLRLDLNGKPRPINVDHAFNNLNFERKGKRVQEELLSAPRVLEQGKDYELLHFPTHAEHFYDINRIDFRTSVHRETGQAFEVMILVDGDSIEVRTEDGTTQVLAYAETFVIPAAARTYTLTNLGDKTARVISAFIKETS from the coding sequence TTGAAAAATGAACTGTCGGAGCATTCAAGAAAACGCAAATCGTCACAGTTTATCCTGCCCCACAGGATAAACAAGACTTCCTCCGATCGCAATGCCTACGAACTGTATCCGTTCCATTCCCTGGGAGAACATAAGATCTTTAACGGACTTGACTCCTTTGCCGGTTGGATCGAAAGAGAAAGGACCGTAATGATCGAGGGATATGCAGGTGTTTTCTGGGAGGACATGCAACAGGAGATCCAGGAAAAACTGGAAAAACGCGGGTACCGGATCAATTGGGTAAGGACAGCCGATTATTTTAAACCCGTTCCGGAGATCAAAAGGATCACCGCCCCCTTTCTGGGTCCGGAGGATTCGGTATGGGGAACGAAATGCACCCTCGGCATGGCAGATCTCTTCGATATGGAGTCCCTCGGCAGGATCCGGCCTTCACAGGATTCGGATATAAACATATGTATTGGTCCCGGGGCGGCCCTGTCCGGCTGGGATGCTGCCATAGCTTACATCGACCTCCCCAAGAACGAACTGCAGTTCCGCATGCGTGCCGGGGCCGTTTTCAACCTGGGGCTGGATACGCCGAACGAACCCTATAAAATGTACAAACATTATTATTTTGTAGATTGGGTGTTGTTAAACAAGCACAAGAAACAATTAACAGATCGTATCGATCTGCTGGCAGACGGGCAATGGGAGCATACGATCAACTGGATGTTCCGGGACGACCTCCTGGAAGGTCTCAAAAAGATCAGTTCTTCTGTGATCCGCGCCCGGCCCTGGTTTGAGCCGGGCCCCTGGGGAGGGCAGTGGATCAGGGAACATATTCCGGGGCTGAACAGGGATGTAGTCAATTATGCCTGGTCCTTTGCCCTGATCACGCCCGAGAACGGATTGCTGTTCGAAAGTGACGGCTACCTGCTGGAAGCCTCCTTTGACTTCCTGATGTTCCTGGAAAATGAGAATGTACTCGGAAAACAGGCTTCCCGCTTCGGGGATGAATTTCCTATCCGCTTCAACTTTCTGGATACCTGGGATGGGGGAAACCTTTCTGTTCAATGCCATCCTAACAGAAAATATATCCGGGAGGTCTTCGGGGAAAATATAACCCAGGACGAAACCTACTATATCCTGGAATGTAAGGAAGAGGCGGGCGTGTACCTCGGCTTTCAGGAGAATATCGAACCGGAAGCATTCCGCAGGGACCTGGAACACAGCCAGGAAACAAACACAGAACTGGACGTGGAAAAATACGTACAAAAACTCCCTGCCCGAAAACACGACCTCTTCCTGATTCCGAACGGAACGGTGCACAGCGCCGGTGCCGGTAACATGGTCCTGGAAATCAGTGCAACGCCATACATATTCACCTTTAAAATGTATGACTGGCTCCGCCTGGACCTCAACGGAAAGCCCCGGCCCATCAATGTGGATCACGCCTTTAACAACCTGAATTTTGAACGAAAAGGAAAACGCGTACAAGAGGAATTGCTTTCCGCACCCAGGGTCCTGGAACAGGGAAAGGACTATGAACTGCTGCATTTCCCCACACATGCCGAACACTTTTATGACATTAACCGGATCGATTTCAGGACCTCCGTACACCGTGAAACCGGACAGGCTTTTGAAGTGATGATACTGGTAGACGGGGATTCCATAGAAGTCAGGACCGAAGATGGCACCACCCAGGTCCTGGCCTATGCCGAAACTTTTGTCATCCCGGCTGCCGCCCGTACCTACACCCTGACCAACCTCGGAGATAAGACAGCCAGGGTGATCAGTGCATTTATCAAAGAAACAAGTTAA